The genomic window CCCGTGTTCCGGGGGGACGGTGAATCGCGATCGGTGCCTTGAACCAACCACGTCGTTGTTCCTGGGGCGCGGCACTTCCTCGGATCGCCGCTGGGCCGGACCTTGCTCGCGTGGGGATCGAGTCGCCGCGATCGACAACGTGAGTACCGGCCGTATCGCCGCTGACGAAAGCTGAGTTGGCTTCGGACGGCCTTCGTTTCCTTCGCGGCTAGCTCGTCCTGTGGGTCGGATGGATGTGGCGGCCGACTGCTCCGGTGGCGCACCACGAAGGCCGCGAGCCGACGACGTGTGCCGACTCTTCACCCGAGGCGTGACGCCGGATCGGTCACGGTATGGGTTCCAAACGGCGATGGTATGGATACATGGCTTCGATTCCCCTTGTAATTGGGAACTCTTGGGCAACACGCTGAGCGGAGGAACGAGGAGGCCGATATGAGTGAGTTCGCCTGCGGCGATTGCTGGCGCCGCGAGAACCTGACCTTCGCGCAGCGACTGGACCCGGCCTACATCCGGCGCGGGAATGGGCAACTGTGCGAGGAGCATCGGGCCAGCCGGAACGAATCCCGGGCACTGGCGCCGCTCGCGAAGCGCTCGTGTCGATCGAGATCCATATCCGGTAAAGAGAACAGCCACCTGTAGCTACACCGAGGGCCGGACCGACTGTCGAGGCAAATGCCCGGCAGGTCGTTACGAGGCCGAACCGGAAGCTGTGCGATCCCGCAGAAGTAGCACAGAGCCTTGGTTCGAAGCGACGAGTCACCGCCTCGGCAACCTGCGCCTCCTCACCCTCGGTGCGCCGGTACTTGCGCACCATCGAGCGACCCCGCGCCCGAAAGGCGCGGGGTCGCTGTGTATTTCAGGAAACCTTGCTCAGGAGAACAGATTTCGCACGAACGGTAGGGAATCGGGCAGAGAGGCGTTGACGGCTCCGCTGTGGTCCTGGTCGTACGTGCGCAACGTGACCGGCTGCCCGTTGGCCTGCAACGTCGCCGCGAAGGCGAGAGTCGCGGGGGTGATGACGTCGGTGTCGCGCAGGCCCTGGCCGAGGAAGAGGGGGCGGTCGTAGCCGGATTCGGGGAGACCCATGGTCCGGGTGAGGATGCCGCGCAGGTCGGGGATCTGGGCGAGGGGGCGGGCGAAGAGGTCGCCGAGGACGACATCGGCCGCGCCGAGCTCGTCGCCGAATTCGTTGATGCACACGGTGCGGGCGCGAACGAGCCACTCGCGGCCGGCGTCGGTCAGGTAGGACTCGATGTCGAGTTCGGGGTAGGTGGTGCGCAGGCCGTTGAGGATGTACAGCACGTAGGCGGTGCTGTGCGGATTCAGTTCCAGCGGCGGCATGCCGGGGCCGAGCGGCAGCAGGATGTCCTCGATGTAGGCGGGCACGCCGGTGCCGACCGCGCCGCGGTAGTCCAGATCGGGCCCGCCGAACTCGGTGGCGTAGCGGGCGGTGAAGACGGCCGCGCCGCCGCCCTGCGACTGGCCGACCACCACCCACTTCTTCGCCAGCGCGGGATACCGGCTGGTCGCGGCCTTCACCGCGTCCACGACGTTGTGTGCCTCGACGGCGCCGTTCAAGTAGGGGTGCTCGCCGGGTGTGCCGAGGCCCGCGTAGTCGGCGGCGACCACGGCGTACCCCTGCTTCAGCCAGGTGCCCAGGTAGGCCCAGTCGCGTTCGCGGGCGCCGGGGCCCGCGATGCTGTAGGCGCAGTCGTCGCCGAGGCCGACGGTGCCGTGCGCCCAGGCGATCACCGGCCACCCGCCTTCGGGCGGCGTTCCGGCCGGGAAGTAGACGGCGGCGCTCGTGGTGGTCGGCGCGTTGCCCGCGGTGGTGGAGCGGTACAGGAGGCGGGCCGCGTCGGCGGCGTCCGGCGGTGTCGCGACCGCGGCGAGCGGCGCGACGGATTCGACCGTCCCCGTCGCGAGGTCCGCGTTCGCGGTGGACGGGTACAGCAGGGCGGTCGCGCAGGCCGTGACGGCCGCGGCGAGGCATAGCTTCCGCATGGGGCTCCTGTTCGACGGGCGTGGTCGCGCCGAGTACTCGATGGGCGCGGGGCACTCCGCAAGAGTTGGACGCTTGCTCGAGATTGACTCTTCGCCCAAGTCTGCCCCATCCCCGCGGCGGAGGGTGTCGTGGCCCACACGGAGGGCACCCGCCTCAACCTGTGAATCGACTCACAGACCGATTCGTCCCGGCGTGTTGCCGCGGGGCCGAGTGGTGAACCCAAACAGTACGAGCGTTACGCTAAAAGCCCACGTCAGGGCTACCCGCGGGTAGGTTGAATGCTTGCAATTCGCCCGCAAATTTCGCAAAGTTGGCAAACGGTAGGCGAAACCTAGCTGAGATTCACATTAGCAACAGGTAGACGGCTATTTCTCGGTGTGCCATCGTGTGGAAGTACACCCCAAGGGCCTAGCAACCCTGCAAATCGCCGCTCCAGCAGATCGAGTGAAATCTCGGCAAGCGCGGCACCGACCGACCAAAGAAGTGGAGTCAGAGATGTCGACCACCGGCACCCCGAAGACCGCTGCGGAAATCCAGCAGGATTGGGACACCAACCCGCGCTGGAAGGGCATCACCCGTAACTACACCGCGGAGCAGGTGGTGAAGCTCCAGGGCACCGTCGTCGAGGAGCACACGCTCGCTCGCCGCGGCTCGGAGATCCTGTGGGATCTCGTGAACAACGAGGACTACATCAACTCCCTCGGCGCCCTCACCGGCAACCAGGCCGTGCAGCAGGTCCGCGCCGGCCTGAAGGCCATCTACCTGTCGGGTTGGCAGGTCGCCGGTGACGCGAACCTCTCCGGCCACACCTACCCGGACCAGTCGCTGTACCCGGCCAACTCGGTGCCGCAGGTCGTGCGTCGCATCAACAACGCGCTGCTGCGCGCCGACGAGATCGCCAAGGTCGAGGGTGACACCTCGGTCGCCAACTGGCTGGCTCCGATCGTCGCCGACGGTGAGGCCGGCTTCGGTGGCGCGCTCAACGTCTACGAGCTGCAGAAGGCCATGATCGCGGCCGGTGTCGCCGGTTCGCACTGGGAGGACCAGCTGGCCTCCGAGAAGAAGTGTGGCCACCTGGGCGGCAAGGTGCTGATCCCCACCCAGCAGCACATCCGCACCCTGACCTCCGCGCGTCTGGCCGCCGACGTCGCCGGCGTGCCGACCGTGGTCATCGCCCGCACCGACGCCGAGGCCGCCACCCTCATCACCTCCGATGTCGACGAGCGCGACCGCGAGTTCCTGGACGGCACCCGCACCGCCGAGGGCTTCTTCGGTGTGAAGAACGGCATCGAGCCCTGCATCGCGCGTGCCAAGGCCTACGCCCCGTACTCCGACCTCATCTGGATGGAGACCGGTGTGCCGGACCTCGAGGTCGCCCGCAAGTTCGCCGAGGCCGTCCGTGGCGAGTTCCCGGACCAGCTGCTGGCCTACAACTGCTCGCCGTCCTTCAACTGGAAGGCGCACCTGGACGACGCGACCATCGCGAAGTTCCAGCGTGAACTCGGCGCGATGGGCTTCAAGTTCCAGTTCA from Nocardia bhagyanarayanae includes these protein-coding regions:
- a CDS encoding alpha/beta hydrolase gives rise to the protein MRKLCLAAAVTACATALLYPSTANADLATGTVESVAPLAAVATPPDAADAARLLYRSTTAGNAPTTTSAAVYFPAGTPPEGGWPVIAWAHGTVGLGDDCAYSIAGPGARERDWAYLGTWLKQGYAVVAADYAGLGTPGEHPYLNGAVEAHNVVDAVKAATSRYPALAKKWVVVGQSQGGGAAVFTARYATEFGGPDLDYRGAVGTGVPAYIEDILLPLGPGMPPLELNPHSTAYVLYILNGLRTTYPELDIESYLTDAGREWLVRARTVCINEFGDELGAADVVLGDLFARPLAQIPDLRGILTRTMGLPESGYDRPLFLGQGLRDTDVITPATLAFAATLQANGQPVTLRTYDQDHSGAVNASLPDSLPFVRNLFS
- the aceA gene encoding isocitrate lyase; protein product: MSTTGTPKTAAEIQQDWDTNPRWKGITRNYTAEQVVKLQGTVVEEHTLARRGSEILWDLVNNEDYINSLGALTGNQAVQQVRAGLKAIYLSGWQVAGDANLSGHTYPDQSLYPANSVPQVVRRINNALLRADEIAKVEGDTSVANWLAPIVADGEAGFGGALNVYELQKAMIAAGVAGSHWEDQLASEKKCGHLGGKVLIPTQQHIRTLTSARLAADVAGVPTVVIARTDAEAATLITSDVDERDREFLDGTRTAEGFFGVKNGIEPCIARAKAYAPYSDLIWMETGVPDLEVARKFAEAVRGEFPDQLLAYNCSPSFNWKAHLDDATIAKFQRELGAMGFKFQFITLAGFHSLNYGMFDLAHGYAREGMTAFVDLQEREFKAAAERGFTAIKHQREVGAGYFDTIATTVDPNTSTAALKGSTEEGQFH